Genomic segment of Halostella limicola:
GCGACCCCGCGGACCTCCCGCTGCCGGGGATGCTCTCGTTCGACGCCATGTGGTTCGCCTGGGCGGGCTTTTACCCCTCGACCGAACTCTATGACTGATCCCGTCAGGCACACGGCGTCGGTGCTCCGCAGGGGGCTGCGCCGCCGCGACGGCGCGCTCGTCGCCGCCGCGTCGGGGACCGGCTATCTCGCCGCCTATCTGTTCGCGCTGGGCGACCTAGTCGTCCGGCGCGGGGTCGGCACCGGTCTCGTCGTCGCCCGTGACCCGCTCGCGGCCGCGGTCCGCCGCGTCGGCCCCGCCGCGTTCGAGGCGGTGGCGCTTGTGGACCTGTACCACGTCCGCCTCCTGTTCTCGCCCGGGAACGTCCTCGTCGGCGGCGCGCTCGCCGCGCTGGTCGGTGCGAACCTCGCGCTGACGTACCTGGCGCTGACGCAGCCCGAGGCCTGCGGCCCGAGCGCCACCGCCGGTATCGCCGCGGCGGTGCCCGCCCTGCTCTCCGGGACGGCGTGTTGCGGTCCCGTGGTCCTCCTCCTGTTCGGCGTCCAGGCGAGCGGCCTCCTGCTGACTGCCTTCGCCTGGCTGGTGCCGGTGGGCGTCGTCTTCCTCCTCGGAACCCTCGTCCTCGTCGCCCGGCGCGTCGACCCCGCCGTCTGGGACCGGCCCGCAACGTAAAAGGCTGGACGGCGGAGCCACGCCCGGGGGAACGCTATGGCAGAAGACGACGAGAACCGACAGCGCGAGATGGAGGCAGAGCGCGAGAAAGAGACCGAGCAGGAACTGGAGCGGATCGACGAGGACGAGGAAGGCGACCGCACCGACGACGCCGCGCAGGAAGAGCAACAGGAGATGCCGAACGAGCAACAGCGAGAGGAGTGGGAGAAAGGCGAGGAGTCGCCGCCCGATGACGTCGACGAGAAGATGGACGAGAACTAGCCCGTGAGCGTCGGGTGCCCGATAGCACGCTCAAGTGAAACATCTTTTTCATATTATTGGTAAAATATATTATGTACACGAATAACGGTACAGAGTCAGAAAAGTCTGTTATATAGTATTGTATACTACATTGTTATTCCAAATTTTCCATCAATTATATCCATCCGTCTAAACCACACCACGAGTGGGTGATTCACACTTGGCAATCGAGTTCGCACACAGTCCCCTGCTGACGTTCGTCGTGGGGCTGATAGCGGTCATACTGCTGCTAGTGGTATTGGACCTACCGGCGTTCGTCGGTCTGATCATCGCCGCGTTCCTCGTCGGCGTGGTCAACGCGGTGTTCGTGCCCGACTTCGCCCCGGGCGAAGCCGCGACGGCGACGGCGGAAGCCTTCGGCGCGGGGATGGCCGGCATCGGGATCCCGATCCTGATGGCGGCGATCATCGGGAAGTCGATGCTGGAAAGCGGCGCGGCACAGCGGATCGTCCGCGGCTTCCAGAACGTTCTCGGCGAAGGGAACGCCGACATCGCGCTGTGGGGTAGCAGTTCGGTACTCGCTATCCCCGTCTTCTTCGACAGCGTCTTCTACCTGCTGGCGCCGCTCGCGCGGTCGATGCGGGCCAGAGTCGGCAAGAACTACACGCTCTTCATCGTCGTGGTCGGGGCCGGCGGCGCGACGACGCACGTGTTCGTCCCGCCGACGCCCGGGCCGCTCGCGGTCGCCGACCAGGTCGGATCGAACCTCGGGATGACGATCCTCATCGGCATCGCGACGGCGCTCCCGGCGGCGACCATGGCGGGGCTCGTCTACGGTCGCTGGATCAACAAGCGTCTGGACATCCCGCTCCGGGACGCGATGTCGACGACGACCGAGGAGCTACAGGAGGTCGCCGACCGCGACACCAGCACCCTCCCGGGCGTCCTCGAATCCGCAGCGCCCATCATCCTGGCCGTGGTGCTGGTCGCCTCGCTCACGGTCGTCAACACCTTTCAGGAAGTGTATCCGGTCCTCGAGTCGATCCAGCCGTACGTCGCCTTCATCGGCGACAAGAACGTCGCGCTCACCATCGCGGCGCTGGCGGCGGCGTGGACGTACTTCCGCTACAGCGCCCTCGACCGCGAGGCCTGGACCGAGGAGCTCACCGAGGCCCTGAAAAGCGGCGGGAACATCGCCGCGATCACCGCGGCCGGCGGCGCGTTCGGCGCGCTGCTCGCCGCGTCGGGCATCGGCGACTACATCACCGGCGCGCTGGGCGATCTCGGTATCCCGCTGCTCGTCAGCGCGTGGCTCATCGCCGCCATCGTCCGGATCGCGCAGGGGTCGGCGACGGCCGCGATGCTCACCACCGCGGGCATCATGGCCCCGCAAGTGCCCGAACTCGCCGTCCACCCGGCCTACCTCGTGATGGCCATCGGCGCGGGCGGCAACATCTTCTCGTGGTACAACGACAGCGGCTTCTGGCTGGTCAAGGAGATCGGCGGCCTCACGCAGGCCGAGACGCTCAAGACCTGGACCGTTCTCACGACGATCATCTCGGTTACCGGGATCGTGACGACGCTGGTCCTGTCGGCGGTCCTCCCGCTGGCCTGACAGCCGACCGCTCGTTTTTTCGCCGCGGCCGACGCCCCTCAGCCGTCGCCCGGAAACGCCATGGTGGAGAGCAGCGCGTTCTCCGCCTGCCGGGAGTCGAGCCGCGTGTGCTGACAGACGACCGGTACGTCGGCCTCGACGACGCTCGCGAACCCCTCTCCTCGCGGTATTTCGGGGTCCTCCAGGTCGTTGAACTGGATGTGTTCGGTGCGTTCCGGCTCGACGGTCCGCTCGTACGGTCCGACCGGGTCCCGGTCCGAGAAGTAGACGGTGATCTCGATATGCGCCGGTTCGTCCGTCGCGTTGAGGACGCAGACGGTCTCGTGGCTGACCAGTTCCGGTTTCGGCGCGGTGCTCTCGGCCGGGATGTACCCCTCGGGGATCGCCCACTGCTGCTTTCCGATCACGGGTGTTCACCCGTTCGGGGGTCCACGATCCGGGCAATAAACCTCCGGAACTGACAGCGGGCGACGGGGACGACGGGCGCGAAAAGTCGGGTCGAAGG
This window contains:
- a CDS encoding sensory rhodopsin transducer, whose amino-acid sequence is MIGKQQWAIPEGYIPAESTAPKPELVSHETVCVLNATDEPAHIEITVYFSDRDPVGPYERTVEPERTEHIQFNDLEDPEIPRGEGFASVVEADVPVVCQHTRLDSRQAENALLSTMAFPGDG
- a CDS encoding GntP family permease, with the protein product MAIEFAHSPLLTFVVGLIAVILLLVVLDLPAFVGLIIAAFLVGVVNAVFVPDFAPGEAATATAEAFGAGMAGIGIPILMAAIIGKSMLESGAAQRIVRGFQNVLGEGNADIALWGSSSVLAIPVFFDSVFYLLAPLARSMRARVGKNYTLFIVVVGAGGATTHVFVPPTPGPLAVADQVGSNLGMTILIGIATALPAATMAGLVYGRWINKRLDIPLRDAMSTTTEELQEVADRDTSTLPGVLESAAPIILAVVLVASLTVVNTFQEVYPVLESIQPYVAFIGDKNVALTIAALAAAWTYFRYSALDREAWTEELTEALKSGGNIAAITAAGGAFGALLAASGIGDYITGALGDLGIPLLVSAWLIAAIVRIAQGSATAAMLTTAGIMAPQVPELAVHPAYLVMAIGAGGNIFSWYNDSGFWLVKEIGGLTQAETLKTWTVLTTIISVTGIVTTLVLSAVLPLA